A part of Helicobacter fennelliae genomic DNA contains:
- a CDS encoding amidohydrolase family protein: protein MLLQNGTICDHKQHKKADIRIQNGIITEIQTHLAPHNNEEIYDCHHKVILPALIDMAYPKNKTLSLKTLQTLGQKALSGGIGTIILRPDTTPKIDSEAMIEFIHSFNSTSNIQFIPCVSPIKDNALNTLSTLVSNGARAIVVRREMDNYTLYKISQYASMLEIPLIASPQDLSLSDGVIDESELSFELGLPGVLGIAQTIEVATFSELARFSRIELVFDAITERQSFCIIEEFKKMGAKLITQTPIHHLLFTHKHCSDYDTRFKLFPPLKDEDTRAFLIQNLNSSIDMLTSLQSDTYKSAKDQVFENASFGINAFAFYFALGYEFLVKPKIIDLSRFSYLTSYAQAKLFGLNKGEISEGRDADLIIVDLDSHTFVKDAFNPYDNQTLQSQITGIFLNGVSINPNNPL from the coding sequence ATGCTATTACAAAATGGCACAATTTGCGATCACAAACAGCACAAAAAAGCAGACATCAGAATCCAAAATGGCATAATCACAGAGATTCAGACGCATTTAGCACCACATAACAACGAAGAAATATATGATTGTCATCATAAAGTCATCTTGCCTGCGCTCATTGATATGGCATACCCCAAAAACAAAACCCTCTCACTTAAAACCCTCCAAACACTCGGGCAAAAAGCCCTAAGTGGCGGGATAGGCACGATTATTTTGCGTCCTGATACAACGCCCAAAATAGATTCTGAAGCGATGATTGAATTTATCCATAGCTTTAATTCCACCTCAAATATACAATTTATACCCTGCGTTTCGCCAATCAAAGACAATGCCCTAAATACGCTCTCTACGCTTGTCTCAAATGGTGCGCGCGCGATTGTCGTGCGTAGAGAAATGGATAATTACACACTCTATAAAATCTCTCAATACGCCTCTATGCTTGAGATTCCGCTCATCGCCTCGCCTCAAGATCTTAGCCTAAGCGATGGCGTGATTGATGAGAGTGAGCTAAGTTTTGAGTTGGGGCTTCCCGGAGTGCTAGGGATCGCGCAGACAATAGAAGTAGCGACTTTTAGCGAATTAGCGCGATTTAGTCGGATAGAGCTTGTATTTGATGCGATTACAGAGAGGCAGTCATTTTGCATTATTGAGGAGTTTAAAAAAATGGGCGCAAAGCTCATCACCCAAACCCCAATCCATCATCTTTTATTTACACATAAGCATTGCAGCGATTATGATACGAGATTTAAGCTTTTTCCACCACTCAAAGATGAGGACACAAGGGCATTTCTTATCCAGAATCTCAATAGCTCCATTGATATGCTAACAAGTTTGCAAAGTGATACTTACAAATCCGCAAAAGATCAAGTATTTGAAAACGCAAGCTTTGGAATCAATGCTTTTGCGTTTTATTTTGCTTTGGGGTATGAATTTTTGGTCAAGCCAAAAATCATTGATCTTTCTCGCTTTAGCTATCTCACCTCGTATGCGCAAGCTAAGCTTTTTGGTCTTAATAAAGGCGAGATAAGCGAAGGCAGGGACGCGGATTTAATTATTGTGGATTTAGATTCTCATACATTTGTCAAAGACGCGTTTAATCCTTATGATAATCAAACACTCCAAAGTCAAATCACAGGTATTTTTCTCAATGGCGTATCTATCAATCCAAACAATCCGCTTTAG
- a CDS encoding CapA family protein gives MGFVSMAFQRAFWRAFDCVLCCLCVVWVATLSIAGCAKIDSGVDSSVNSSMDSSMDSYVDSALESSRHNTQSTEPIMHDTPTSQDTLTQEDMQINDNQIIITESGQTQCEAITLHKAKLSFVGDIVLGDYKGASGATFNAKFKEVGGDYDYFTKGIVSVLENDDLSIGNMEGVLSDKNLKNAFDKPFSFKGQSIFTQILKSAHIQALNIANNHSRDYGRQGFLDTIEHLQQADLAVFGEGILHIYEANGIKFGLAGHRGWNLGIKSQVKKEIKALRDQGADIVIFTFHWGEERKYYPNATQRELAHFSIDSGADMVIGHHPHVLQGIETYKGKKIIYSLGNFIYGGAKNPKDKDSMIYQTLFLEFASAKEAEQQAKEIATYLQPMQNPNQTHQANKPNNTTSNTTDTIDKTDMIHKAKKDVAESEAAESDVAKSAENERENEAESLAQEAKSKCFKEIYLQGRFITSQPRIDVFDQFVLIHNIVPVSISSTSAYNDYVPMVYEEDSSGFTRIFRRLEEYSQSLNQKR, from the coding sequence ATGGGATTTGTATCGATGGCATTTCAGAGGGCATTTTGGCGGGCTTTTGACTGCGTATTATGCTGTTTGTGTGTGGTTTGGGTAGCTACTTTGAGTATTGCAGGCTGTGCGAAAATAGATTCTGGTGTAGATTCTAGCGTGAATTCTAGTATGGATTCTAGTATGGATTCTTATGTAGATTCTGCGCTAGAATCTAGCAGACACAATACCCAAAGCACCGAGCCAATTATGCACGATACGCCCACTTCTCAAGATACACTCACGCAAGAAGATATGCAAATTAATGACAATCAAATCATCATCACAGAATCTGGTCAGACACAATGTGAGGCAATCACTCTGCATAAAGCAAAGCTTAGCTTTGTGGGCGATATTGTTTTGGGGGATTATAAAGGCGCAAGCGGGGCGACTTTTAATGCGAAATTTAAAGAAGTAGGCGGGGATTATGACTACTTCACAAAAGGCATTGTCTCTGTGCTTGAAAATGATGATTTGAGTATTGGCAATATGGAAGGCGTGCTGAGCGATAAAAATCTCAAAAACGCCTTTGATAAGCCATTTTCATTTAAGGGGCAATCTATTTTCACGCAGATTCTAAAGTCCGCACATATCCAAGCACTCAATATTGCTAATAATCATTCAAGGGATTATGGCAGGCAGGGATTTCTTGATACGATAGAGCATTTGCAGCAGGCAGATTTGGCTGTATTTGGCGAGGGGATTTTGCATATTTATGAAGCAAATGGCATAAAATTTGGGCTTGCTGGACACAGAGGGTGGAATCTTGGCATAAAATCGCAAGTCAAAAAAGAGATAAAAGCCCTGCGCGATCAAGGAGCAGATATTGTTATTTTTACATTTCATTGGGGCGAGGAGCGCAAATATTATCCAAATGCCACGCAAAGAGAGTTAGCACACTTTAGCATAGATTCTGGTGCGGATATGGTGATAGGACATCACCCGCATGTCTTGCAAGGCATAGAAACTTACAAGGGCAAAAAAATCATTTATAGTTTGGGGAATTTTATCTATGGAGGCGCGAAAAACCCTAAAGATAAAGATTCTATGATTTATCAGACATTGTTTTTAGAATTTGCCTCCGCCAAAGAAGCAGAGCAGCAAGCCAAAGAAATCGCCACATATCTTCAGCCAATGCAAAATCCTAATCAAACACATCAAGCAAATAAGCCAAACAACACAACAAGCAATACGACAGATACAATAGATAAAACAGATATGATACATAAAGCCAAAAAAGATGTGGCAGAATCCGAGGCAGCAGAATCAGATGTAGCAAAATCAGCAGAAAATGAAAGAGAAAATGAAGCAGAAAGCCTCGCACAAGAAGCAAAAAGCAAATGCTTCAAAGAGATTTATTTACAAGGGAGGTTTATCACTTCTCAACCGCGCATTGATGTATTTGATCAATTTGTGCTAATCCACAATATCGTGCCTGTGAGTATCTCTTCTACATCAGCATATAATGATTACGTGCCAATGGTGTATGAGGAGGATTCAAGCGGATTTACAAGGATTTTTAGACGACTTGAGGAATACTCACAATCGCTCAATCAAAAGAGATAA
- a CDS encoding DNA methyltransferase, with product MLEINFSAIANEANVREFVLTPLLYALGFSQEGEKSIKHEVPLKSDTILGSNTKIKASTLHCDYMLYLDSKAHCALDAKAPDKNIASQSDSERQVFYYAINKDIKAPFYALCNGLEFTLFQTATQELLLSIDLQNELDSKFALLKQYLTTPLESLKQTIGKNSKKPKKSDEWYLSRELPQAILNPKKQNKQRYFGCTAYFTRQSWDIVAQHICNFSDEGDVVLDPFGGSGVTAIEAMINGRIGIHTDLNPLSIFMTKALTSKLNLSQFHEASEEILAEFETLRPKDEKEAKKILKTAKYYPNAISEEFGEIASQKEQDSTLWIPKDEMLPKGSDVDSVLGLFSPMQLAELAILRKLIFKKTTPSGTKEYRIYKRSLRYSLLLAFYNTLKSINLTFHKSGGGGGDSSAFRYYRYRIAKEPTFLDTAETFKDKTRRVFKGKAELENEKGGNFYESYFTPINRVIKDFSGAMLENRGDLERIDSILEKTNGEKFFQADATKLKEIETQSIDFIYTDPPYEGKIPYLDLSTLWNAWLDLPVDESLKELECIEKGSLEKSKDEYISLMSESLKQMYRVLKPNRWLAFVFQSKNSTLWETLVQEAERIGFEYVGSVRQSNGQSSFKKRQMPLKVLRGQLIVYFKKVQSPKARMKVDFGDDVHDLVLNNIEAIIVQYDGATIEEIYDEIQIRGMELGFLTDIGNDFASLDPIIETNFDYDEESKKYHIKQGQKFKSHKIPLETRTRYFLISYLNKAKRQGKKATFDDICLEIIPLLKNGVSPSKESIYKILQQIAIGDKESGEWRLKEKGEERSLFDE from the coding sequence ATGCTAGAGATTAATTTTTCGGCAATTGCAAACGAAGCCAATGTGCGAGAATTTGTGCTTACGCCACTTTTATATGCGCTTGGGTTTAGCCAAGAGGGCGAGAAGTCCATAAAGCATGAAGTGCCACTAAAAAGCGACACAATTCTAGGCTCAAATACAAAGATAAAGGCTAGCACCCTGCATTGTGATTATATGCTTTATCTTGATTCTAAAGCACATTGTGCGCTAGATGCAAAAGCCCCTGATAAAAATATAGCTTCTCAAAGCGATAGTGAAAGACAGGTTTTTTATTATGCGATTAATAAAGATATAAAAGCCCCTTTTTATGCGCTATGTAATGGTTTAGAATTTACCCTTTTTCAGACAGCTACACAAGAGTTGCTTTTAAGTATTGATTTGCAAAATGAGTTAGATTCTAAATTTGCGCTTTTAAAGCAATACTTAACAACGCCACTAGAATCTTTAAAACAAACAATAGGCAAAAATAGCAAAAAACCAAAAAAAAGTGATGAATGGTATCTCAGCAGAGAGCTACCACAAGCTATACTTAATCCTAAAAAACAAAACAAACAAAGATATTTTGGCTGCACGGCATATTTTACAAGGCAGAGTTGGGATATAGTCGCTCAACATATCTGTAATTTTAGCGATGAAGGCGATGTTGTGTTAGATCCTTTTGGTGGAAGTGGAGTAACAGCAATAGAAGCGATGATAAACGGCAGGATAGGAATCCACACAGATTTGAATCCTCTCAGTATCTTTATGACAAAAGCCCTAACTTCAAAGCTTAATCTAAGTCAATTTCATGAAGCGAGCGAGGAGATTTTAGCCGAATTTGAAACTCTGCGCCCAAAAGATGAAAAAGAAGCAAAAAAAATTCTAAAGACAGCAAAATATTACCCAAATGCTATAAGCGAGGAATTTGGAGAGATTGCAAGCCAAAAAGAGCAAGATTCTACGCTGTGGATTCCAAAAGATGAAATGTTGCCAAAAGGTAGTGATGTAGATTCTGTGCTTGGGCTTTTTTCGCCTATGCAGCTTGCAGAGCTTGCTATTTTACGCAAGCTAATCTTTAAAAAAACCACACCAAGCGGAACTAAAGAGTATAGAATCTATAAGAGAAGCTTAAGATATTCGCTTTTGTTGGCGTTTTATAACACTTTAAAGTCTATCAACTTAACTTTTCATAAGTCAGGAGGTGGTGGCGGAGATTCGTCTGCTTTTAGATATTATCGATATAGAATTGCAAAAGAACCAACATTTTTAGATACCGCGGAAACCTTCAAAGATAAAACTCGACGAGTTTTTAAAGGTAAAGCCGAGCTAGAAAATGAAAAAGGTGGAAATTTTTATGAAAGCTATTTTACGCCTATTAACCGAGTGATTAAAGACTTTAGCGGTGCTATGCTTGAGAATAGAGGAGATTTGGAGCGGATAGATTCTATCCTTGAGAAAACCAATGGAGAAAAATTCTTTCAAGCTGATGCGACAAAGCTAAAAGAAATCGAAACGCAAAGTATTGACTTTATCTATACTGATCCGCCTTATGAAGGCAAGATTCCTTATTTGGATTTAAGCACTCTGTGGAATGCGTGGCTTGATTTACCCGTAGATGAGAGCTTAAAAGAACTAGAATGTATCGAAAAAGGAAGCTTAGAAAAAAGCAAGGACGAATACATAAGCCTAATGAGTGAAAGCCTAAAGCAAATGTATAGAGTGCTAAAACCTAATCGCTGGCTTGCCTTTGTATTTCAAAGCAAAAATTCAACACTTTGGGAAACTTTGGTGCAAGAAGCTGAAAGAATAGGCTTTGAATATGTGGGTAGCGTGAGGCAGAGCAATGGACAAAGCTCTTTTAAAAAGAGACAAATGCCACTCAAAGTGCTAAGAGGACAACTCATTGTGTATTTCAAAAAAGTGCAGAGCCCAAAAGCTAGAATGAAGGTTGATTTTGGCGATGATGTGCATGATTTGGTGCTTAATAATATAGAGGCTATCATCGTGCAATATGATGGGGCAACGATTGAGGAAATTTATGATGAGATACAAATTCGTGGAATGGAGCTTGGCTTTTTAACTGATATTGGCAATGATTTTGCAAGCTTAGACCCCATAATAGAAACTAACTTTGACTATGATGAAGAAAGCAAAAAATATCATATCAAACAAGGGCAGAAATTTAAAAGCCATAAAATTCCGCTTGAAACAAGAACAAGATATTTTCTTATCTCATATCTTAATAAGGCCAAAAGGCAAGGCAAAAAAGCAACTTTTGATGATATTTGTTTGGAAATTATCCCTTTACTCAAAAATGGAGTAAGCCCCAGCAAAGAAAGCATTTATAAGATATTGCAGCAAATCGCAATAGGAGACAAAGAAAGTGGCGAATGGCGCTTAAAAGAGAAAGGCGAAGAAAGGAGTTTGTTTGATGAATAA
- a CDS encoding DUF815 domain-containing protein yields the protein MTEALNECLHIDCATHYAWVFRRFEQHYYMHPISDFDTTCQRLVGVDEQMHALESNTQAFLSGKPALNALLWGARGCGKSSVVKAVILKHLFTSPLRVIELDTKDILILPLLLDMVRQKREYKFIIFCDDLSFYAEEKSYKSIKSVLEGSFEKWADNVLIYATSNIRRILEDQSTDLSPQHSIAHETLSFSDRFGLQIGFYDLGTDEYLAIVASFLSDISSHLSLDALLEPENPIRLQALAFATQVGNRSARTARDFVARFYFT from the coding sequence ATGACAGAAGCATTAAATGAGTGTTTGCATATTGATTGTGCTACGCATTATGCGTGGGTTTTTCGCCGATTTGAGCAGCATTACTATATGCACCCAATTAGCGATTTTGATACGACTTGCCAGAGGCTTGTTGGCGTAGATGAGCAGATGCACGCGCTTGAGTCTAATACACAAGCGTTTTTGAGTGGAAAGCCCGCGCTCAATGCGCTATTGTGGGGAGCTAGAGGTTGTGGCAAAAGCTCTGTTGTCAAAGCAGTGATTTTGAAGCATTTATTTACATCGCCATTGCGCGTGATCGAGCTTGATACAAAAGACATTTTGATTCTGCCATTATTGCTTGATATGGTGCGCCAAAAGCGTGAGTATAAATTCATTATTTTTTGCGATGATTTGTCGTTTTATGCGGAGGAAAAGAGCTACAAAAGCATAAAATCCGTGCTTGAAGGCTCATTTGAAAAATGGGCAGATAATGTCTTAATTTACGCGACTTCAAATATTCGCAGAATCTTAGAAGACCAAAGCACTGATCTCTCACCCCAGCATTCCATAGCTCATGAGACGCTCTCTTTTAGCGATAGATTTGGATTGCAGATTGGGTTTTATGATCTAGGCACTGATGAATACCTCGCGATAGTTGCTAGTTTTTTGAGCGATATTTCTTCACATCTAAGCCTTGATGCGCTCCTAGAGCCAGAGAATCCAATCCGACTTCAAGCCCTTGCGTTTGCCACACAAGTGGGTAATAGAAGTGCGCGCACGGCGAGGGATTTTGTGGCTAGATTCTATTTTACATGA
- the hisS gene encoding histidine--tRNA ligase encodes MIVPRTLSGFRDRLPKEAMAKEKLIECLIGVFESFGFVPIETPHLEYADILIKQGSEEIQKELYRFKDHGGRDVVLRFDQTVPLARFITQYKNELDLPFKRFAVGNVFRGERAQKGRYREFTQCDFDFIGSDSIACDAEIIQVIYTSLAKLGIEEFTIWVNHRSILNGICNHFGIIEQKAIQNVLRIIDKIDKIGAQAVGDELSETLGLQKHIITALLEAISIKQVEASDEFFKSIAYMKKWNQELDIGISELEEMFEILKDLEMDKSVYRVNFSIARGLGYYTGIVYETTLNRLKTLGSVCSGGRYDNLTRTFSNERLSGVGASIGLDRLLVALGELGILEGRSTSARVLVVCMEKRFFPYAHKIAQSLRSSGIYTEVYPQAAKLKKQLSYADNKGHEYCLIIGESEFETHTMTLKNMTTGIQFESLSLLKTLEIVEV; translated from the coding sequence TTGATTGTTCCGCGCACTTTGAGTGGCTTTAGAGATAGATTACCCAAAGAAGCAATGGCAAAGGAAAAACTCATTGAATGTCTTATCGGGGTGTTTGAGAGTTTTGGATTTGTGCCTATTGAAACCCCACATCTTGAATACGCAGATATTCTTATCAAACAAGGAAGTGAGGAGATCCAAAAAGAGCTTTATCGCTTCAAAGATCATGGAGGCAGAGATGTGGTGCTACGATTTGATCAGACCGTCCCGCTTGCTCGATTTATCACACAATACAAAAATGAGCTTGATTTGCCATTTAAGCGGTTTGCTGTGGGTAATGTATTTCGTGGTGAGCGCGCACAAAAGGGACGATATAGAGAATTTACACAATGTGATTTTGACTTTATCGGAAGCGATAGCATTGCCTGTGATGCAGAGATTATCCAAGTGATTTATACTTCTTTAGCCAAACTCGGCATAGAAGAATTCACCATTTGGGTTAATCACCGAAGTATTTTGAATGGTATTTGCAATCACTTTGGGATAATCGAGCAAAAAGCGATTCAAAATGTGCTGCGAATCATCGATAAAATCGACAAAATAGGTGCTCAAGCAGTTGGTGATGAGCTTAGCGAAACCTTAGGGCTTCAAAAGCACATCATCACCGCTCTGCTTGAAGCTATTAGCATTAAGCAAGTCGAAGCAAGCGATGAGTTTTTTAAATCTATCGCATATATGAAAAAATGGAATCAAGAGCTAGATATTGGCATAAGCGAGCTTGAAGAGATGTTTGAGATTCTCAAGGATTTGGAAATGGATAAATCAGTGTATCGTGTGAATTTCTCTATTGCGCGCGGGCTTGGCTATTATACTGGAATCGTGTATGAGACAACGCTCAATCGCCTCAAAACTCTAGGAAGCGTATGCTCTGGCGGGCGATATGATAATCTTACTCGGACTTTTTCAAATGAGCGATTAAGCGGTGTGGGCGCAAGTATCGGGCTTGATAGGTTATTGGTAGCTTTAGGGGAGCTAGGGATTTTGGAGGGGCGATCAACAAGTGCGCGCGTGCTTGTGGTGTGTATGGAGAAGCGGTTTTTTCCTTATGCGCACAAAATCGCTCAATCGCTCCGATCGAGCGGAATCTACACAGAAGTCTATCCTCAAGCCGCAAAACTCAAAAAACAACTCTCTTATGCGGACAACAAAGGACATGAATATTGCCTTATCATCGGTGAGAGCGAATTTGAAACCCATACAATGACGCTCAAAAATATGACAACAGGCATTCAATTTGAAAGCCTAAGCTTACTCAAAACATTAGAAATCGTAGAAGTATAG
- a CDS encoding mechanosensitive ion channel family protein, with protein sequence MSAKILAFLEQSLPTLKQVGLIGLKVLVILVVSYYCALFASKKLHKILQRYDETLANFVHQVVFVCVMIIGVIMTLSNIGVQTTSILAVLGAAGVAIALALKDSLSSIASGILLIVLRPFIKGDNIEIGAISGKVESINIFNTTLLTGDGKVVILPNKNIANSNIINQSKNPNQRIEIQIQIANNHNAAHIKEIIQKVLQTHTTIKKSPKAFVGVIDFDTQKVVLCIRAWISKTQSVFDTKSEIIEKINAELYKKGLFEVSVLEVRVDSRI encoded by the coding sequence ATGAGCGCAAAGATTCTAGCGTTTTTGGAGCAAAGCTTGCCGACTTTGAAGCAGGTTGGATTAATTGGATTAAAGGTGCTTGTGATTTTGGTTGTGAGCTATTATTGTGCGCTTTTTGCATCAAAAAAGCTCCATAAAATCCTGCAACGCTATGATGAGACTTTGGCAAATTTTGTCCATCAAGTGGTGTTTGTTTGTGTGATGATTATTGGCGTGATTATGACGCTTAGCAATATCGGTGTGCAGACAACCTCCATACTTGCCGTGCTTGGCGCAGCAGGCGTGGCGATAGCTCTCGCACTCAAAGATTCTCTCTCATCGATTGCAAGCGGGATTTTGCTGATTGTGCTGCGTCCATTTATCAAGGGTGATAATATCGAGATAGGCGCGATTAGTGGCAAAGTAGAATCTATCAATATTTTTAATACAACCCTGCTTACAGGCGATGGAAAAGTCGTGATTTTGCCAAATAAAAATATCGCCAATTCAAATATCATTAATCAAAGCAAAAACCCAAACCAACGCATAGAAATCCAAATCCAAATCGCCAACAATCACAATGCCGCACATATCAAAGAAATTATCCAAAAAGTGCTTCAGACACATACCACAATCAAAAAATCACCCAAAGCATTTGTAGGCGTGATAGATTTTGATACACAAAAAGTCGTGCTATGTATCCGCGCGTGGATCTCAAAGACGCAAAGTGTGTTTGATACAAAAAGCGAAATAATCGAGAAGATCAATGCTGAGCTATATAAAAAGGGGTTGTTTGAAGTAAGTGTGCTTGAAGTGAGGGTAGATTCTAGAATTTAA
- a CDS encoding cytochrome c biogenesis CcdA family protein, with protein sequence MQIDTTLLELFFKAPLIASFLAGILSFLSPCILPLIPAYMSYISGATLDELKNGKLNRSIIFAKSLAFVLGFSMVFMVVGMALQSVIHLVRSPIVQYICGGVVIVFGLHFLGVFRLKWLYTTKRFDFEWKAFKCIAPFVLGMSFALGWTPCTGPVFGAIVLAGGANAQYGSFLLGLYTFGLALPFLILSFVLERGLEVLGRFRKYMRVIEIISGILLIIIGVLIACGSLDALNLSS encoded by the coding sequence ATGCAAATAGATACAACCCTGCTTGAGCTGTTTTTCAAAGCCCCACTTATCGCCTCATTTTTGGCTGGAATCCTCTCTTTTCTCTCGCCTTGTATCCTGCCTTTGATTCCTGCGTATATGTCTTATATTTCTGGTGCGACACTTGATGAGCTCAAAAATGGCAAACTCAATCGCTCGATTATTTTTGCAAAATCATTGGCATTTGTGCTTGGGTTTAGCATGGTATTTATGGTGGTGGGTATGGCACTTCAAAGTGTGATACATCTTGTGCGTTCACCCATTGTGCAGTATATTTGCGGAGGCGTGGTGATTGTGTTTGGATTGCATTTTTTGGGAGTTTTTAGGCTTAAATGGCTCTATACTACAAAGCGATTTGACTTTGAATGGAAGGCATTTAAATGTATTGCACCATTTGTGCTTGGTATGAGTTTTGCTCTGGGCTGGACGCCTTGCACGGGACCTGTATTTGGAGCGATCGTGCTAGCTGGCGGAGCCAACGCGCAATATGGCTCTTTTTTGCTAGGGCTTTATACATTTGGGTTAGCATTGCCATTTCTTATCCTCTCTTTTGTTTTGGAGCGCGGGCTTGAAGTGCTTGGGAGATTTAGAAAATATATGCGAGTTATTGAGATTATCTCTGGGATTTTGCTTATCATTATAGGTGTGCTCATAGCGTGTGGAAGCCTTGATGCACTGAATTTATCATCATAA
- a CDS encoding flavin reductase family protein, which produces MILDFASQSTLVKYRLLNNTLTPRPITLAVSVNANGVINIAPFSFLGVVSSNPIVFSLCLSPKSDGMPKDTFQNAISTKKLTLNLPNQDFVECIQKTSQELESNLSEASVFHIPIEALYPSYPPILKGIDTAYFCDLLEVLEFGTYDKTLLLQAKACYIDDEIYTQDLSFTPWHLGRVGKFFVCKNQVIESSHNKK; this is translated from the coding sequence ATGATTTTAGATTTTGCTTCTCAAAGCACACTTGTCAAATACCGACTCCTTAATAACACACTCACTCCGCGCCCAATCACTCTTGCTGTCAGCGTCAATGCAAATGGAGTTATTAATATCGCGCCATTTAGTTTTTTGGGCGTAGTAAGCTCAAATCCCATTGTTTTCTCACTCTGCCTTAGCCCCAAATCCGATGGCATGCCAAAAGATACCTTTCAAAACGCCATCTCTACCAAAAAGCTCACACTCAATCTCCCAAATCAAGACTTTGTAGAATGTATCCAAAAAACCTCACAAGAGCTAGAATCTAACCTCAGCGAAGCAAGTGTATTTCATATCCCCATAGAGGCTCTGTATCCATCATATCCGCCGATTCTCAAAGGCATAGATACGGCGTATTTTTGCGATTTGCTTGAGGTGCTTGAGTTTGGAACTTACGATAAAACCCTGCTTTTGCAAGCCAAAGCCTGCTATATTGATGATGAAATATACACTCAAGATCTTAGCTTCACGCCTTGGCATTTAGGGCGGGTCGGAAAGTTTTTTGTCTGCAAAAATCAAGTGATAGAATCTAGCCATAATAAAAAATAA